The DNA window CTGGTGTCATCACCCCGGGCGCGCACTGCAAGATCGGCATCATGCCGGGCCACATCCACAAGCCGGGTCGCATCGGCGTGGTGTCCCGCTCTGGCACGCTGACGTACGAGGCCGTGCACCAGCTCACGCAGCTGGGCCTGGGCCAGTCGACGGCCGTGGGCATCGGCGGTGACCCGGTGAACGGCACGGACTTCGTGGACGTGTTGAAGCTGTTCAACGCGGACCCGGACACCGACGCGGTCATCATGATTGGTGAAATCGGCGGCAGCGCCGAGGAGGCGGGCGCGGAGTACGTGGCTCGCGAGTTCACCAAGCCCATCGCGGGGTTCATCGCCGGCCAGTCGGCGCCCCCGGGCAAGCGCATGGGCCACGCCGGCGCCATCATCTCCGGTGGCAAGGGCACGGCGACCGAGAAGATCAAGGCGATGGAGGCCGCGGGCATCCTGATGGCCGCCAGCCCCGCCGAGCTGGGTACCACCCTTCAGGAGGCCGTGAAGCGCGGCCCCAAGAAGCGCTAACACTCCCTCAACAGAACAAGGAGCCAGTCACATGGCCATCGAGCGTACGCTTTCCATCATCAAGCCGGACGGTCTGCAGAAGGGCGTCATCGGGAAGATCATCAGCCGCTTCGAGGAGAAGGGCCTGAAGCCGGTCGCCATCCGGCTGCAGCAGCTCTCCCAGAAGGAGGCCGAGGGCTTCTACGCGGTCCACAAGGCCCGGCCCTTCTTCAAGGACCTGGTGCAGTTCATGGTCTCCGGCCCGGTGGTCCTGATGGTGCTGGAGGGTGAGAACGCCGTCCTGGGCAACCGCGACATCATGGGCGCGACCAACCCCGCGCAGGCGGCCGAGGGCACCATCCGCAAGGACTTCGCAACCAGCATCGACCAGAACACGGTCCATGGTTCCGACAGCCTGGAGAACGCGAAGAACGAGATCGCGTACTTCTTCCGCGAGACGGAGATCCAGCCGTACGAGTACACCGCCAAGAAGTAGGCGCCAGGCCCCTCCCGAGGGGCTCTGACCTTCGGCCCGGTGTCGGCACCTGTGAGGGTGGCGGCCCGGGCCGTCGGTTTTTCCAGCGAGCGGACACGGGAGCAAGGGCCGCTTTGACTTGCCGTGCCCAGGTGTGGGAAGGGACGCCCCGGGCCCCACAGTTCATAGCGCGACGATGACCGAGACGACCTCCACCACTGCCTCTCTTCCTGTCACGGAGCCTCTGCCGGCGCCCGCGCCCGCGAAGCTCGTGGACGTGGCCAGCCTGTCCATGGAGGCGCTCACCCGGTTCGTCACCGAGCAGCTCGGCGAGCGGGCGTTCCGTGCCCCGCAGATCTACCGCTGGCTGCACCAGCGCGGCGCCGTCTCCTTCGACGAGATGACGGACCTGTCCAAGGTCCTGCGCGAGAAGCTCCGGGCGGCCGCGGAAATCATCCCGCTGGTGAAGGACTGTGAGCTGCGCAGCACCGACGGGACCATCAAGTACCGCTGGAAGACGCGTGACGGCCGCTACATCGAGTCCGTCTACATGCCCTCCGAGGACCGCCGGACGCTCTGCGTGTCCACCCAGGTGGGCTGCGCGATGGCCTGTGGCTTCTGCATGACGGGCACCATGGGGCTCAAGCGCAACCTGACCCCCAGCGAGATTGTCGCCCAGGTCCACGCGGTGAACCGCGAGGTCCGCGCGAACGAGGGGCATGAGACGCTGCGCCCGCTCAGCAACCTGGTGTTCATGGGCATGGGCGAGCCGCTGCACAACTTCGAGAACCTCAAGACGGCGCTCGCCATCCTCCAGTCCGAGGACGGCCCCAACTTCAGCCACCGGCACATCACCGTCTCCACCGTCGGCCTCGTTCCCATGATCGAGCGCTTCGGCAAGGAGACGGACGTGAAGCTCGCCATCTCGCTCAACGCGAGCACGGACGAGCAGCGCAGCAAGACGATGCCGGTCAATCGCAAGTGGAACATCGCGGCGCTGTTGGACGCGTGCCGCAAGTTCCCCCTGCGCCAG is part of the Myxococcus landrumus genome and encodes:
- the sucD gene encoding succinate--CoA ligase subunit alpha; its protein translation is MSILVNENTKVLCQGITGSAGSFHSKQMLEYGTKLVAGVTPGKGGTQFEGKVPVFDTVADAVKQTGANTSVIFVPPPFAADSIMEAADAGVSLIITITEGIPVLDMVRAKRYLQGKPGVRLIGPNCPGVITPGAHCKIGIMPGHIHKPGRIGVVSRSGTLTYEAVHQLTQLGLGQSTAVGIGGDPVNGTDFVDVLKLFNADPDTDAVIMIGEIGGSAEEAGAEYVAREFTKPIAGFIAGQSAPPGKRMGHAGAIISGGKGTATEKIKAMEAAGILMAASPAELGTTLQEAVKRGPKKR
- the ndk gene encoding nucleoside-diphosphate kinase → MAIERTLSIIKPDGLQKGVIGKIISRFEEKGLKPVAIRLQQLSQKEAEGFYAVHKARPFFKDLVQFMVSGPVVLMVLEGENAVLGNRDIMGATNPAQAAEGTIRKDFATSIDQNTVHGSDSLENAKNEIAYFFRETEIQPYEYTAKK
- the rlmN gene encoding 23S rRNA (adenine(2503)-C(2))-methyltransferase RlmN; this translates as MTETTSTTASLPVTEPLPAPAPAKLVDVASLSMEALTRFVTEQLGERAFRAPQIYRWLHQRGAVSFDEMTDLSKVLREKLRAAAEIIPLVKDCELRSTDGTIKYRWKTRDGRYIESVYMPSEDRRTLCVSTQVGCAMACGFCMTGTMGLKRNLTPSEIVAQVHAVNREVRANEGHETLRPLSNLVFMGMGEPLHNFENLKTALAILQSEDGPNFSHRHITVSTVGLVPMIERFGKETDVKLAISLNASTDEQRSKTMPVNRKWNIAALLDACRKFPLRQGRRITFEYVLIQGFNDADEDAHRLIQLLKGIPAKINLIPYNENPGLGFQTTAEERAEEFRAILSEAHVAAYIRKNRGRDIAGACGQLANRGEASPAESTT